From Alienimonas californiensis, a single genomic window includes:
- a CDS encoding exonuclease/endonuclease/phosphatase family protein → MTARTALPLALLCLAFGCSPDLEPEPVPAPSPAETRPADPLPADPLPRPTEANPTPGEAVPAADDDVVVATWNSGPLFSVADAQARSDDFAALAALAADVRPDVLLLDEITSLEVARTVAEALGLPTGPEHVVVSDFNPNDLAQYSSFELAILSRFPLTNAVVFDRGPEGGARPG, encoded by the coding sequence ATGACCGCCCGCACTGCCTTGCCGCTCGCATTACTTTGCCTCGCCTTCGGCTGCTCGCCGGACCTGGAGCCCGAACCGGTCCCCGCCCCGTCGCCCGCCGAGACGCGGCCGGCCGACCCGCTCCCGGCGGACCCGCTGCCGAGGCCGACGGAGGCGAATCCGACGCCCGGCGAAGCGGTCCCGGCGGCCGACGACGACGTGGTGGTGGCGACCTGGAACAGCGGCCCCCTGTTCTCCGTCGCCGACGCCCAGGCCCGCTCCGACGACTTCGCCGCCCTCGCCGCCCTCGCCGCCGACGTGCGGCCGGACGTGCTGCTACTGGACGAGATCACCTCCCTGGAGGTCGCCCGGACGGTCGCCGAAGCGCTGGGCCTGCCGACCGGGCCGGAGCACGTCGTCGTCAGCGACTTCAACCCGAACGACCTTGCCCAGTACAGCAGCTTCGAGCTGGCGATCCTCTCCCGCTTCCCGCTGACGAACGCGGTGGTGTTCGACCGCGGCCCTGAGGGCGGCGCCCGGCCCGGCTAG
- a CDS encoding exonuclease/endonuclease/phosphatase family protein, translating to MAAAMARHVAERLGENPNLTAVVGGDFNVGETDLAKSGTDPADDRTDGYDDTHALLAGGLVDGLRLRSLTREMGNTYCDTRGDGVFPYPGVGAIDVLYVGGAEAERFGEASRGRDTFGSDRYPVWAERAP from the coding sequence GTGGCCGCCGCGATGGCCCGACACGTCGCGGAGCGGCTGGGAGAGAACCCGAACCTGACCGCCGTGGTGGGCGGGGACTTCAACGTGGGCGAGACCGATCTGGCCAAGAGCGGGACCGATCCGGCCGACGACCGGACCGACGGCTACGACGACACCCACGCCCTGCTCGCCGGCGGGCTGGTGGACGGCCTGCGGCTGCGGAGCCTCACGCGGGAGATGGGCAATACCTACTGCGACACCCGCGGAGACGGCGTGTTCCCGTACCCCGGCGTCGGCGCCATTGACGTGCTCTACGTCGGCGGGGCGGAAGCCGAGCGCTTCGGGGAGGCGAGCCGGGGCCGCGACACGTTCGGCAGCGATCGCTACCCGGTCTGGGCGGAGCGGGCCCCTTAA
- a CDS encoding Rossmann-fold NAD(P)-binding domain-containing protein — MITRGGLYLDPVADWIPDLIRIGKLPYPVRHGWVSYISRDDLARAFAAIFTGDGHLERLYKLMRSRAVSMEGLDAAVSRSMGAEIFSEAVSEDG; from the coding sequence ATGATCACCCGCGGCGGCCTGTACCTCGACCCGGTCGCGGATTGGATCCCCGACCTGATCCGCATCGGGAAGCTCCCGTACCCGGTGCGGCATGGCTGGGTCTCCTATATTAGCCGGGACGACCTCGCCCGCGCCTTCGCGGCGATTTTCACGGGCGACGGCCACCTCGAACGGCTGTACAAGCTGATGCGCTCTCGGGCCGTCAGCATGGAGGGACTCGACGCGGCGGTCTCACGCAGCATGGGAGCGGAGATTTTCTCCGAGGCCGTCTCGGAAGATGGTTAA
- a CDS encoding Rossmann-fold NAD(P)-binding domain-containing protein — MTIFVIGAPVPPAARLSTGWSIAAGRFSPAPETPTGPMLSARKSRRCDYDDPAAMRTTSKGIDVLMLIPSLTGVKPRIRQHADTLAAQDTEVNRVVPASFMAAEPDSPFQRRPVPALR, encoded by the coding sequence ATGACGATCTTCGTGATCGGTGCCCCGGTGCCCCCGGCGGCCAGGTTGTCGACCGGCTGGTCGATCGCCGCGGGACGGTTCTCGCCGGCACCCGAAACCCCGACCGGGCCGATGCTCTCCGCAAGAAAGTCGCGGAGGTGCGACTACGACGATCCTGCGGCGATGCGAACGACATCCAAGGGAATTGACGTGCTGATGCTGATACCCAGCCTCACCGGGGTAAAGCCACGCATCCGGCAGCACGCCGATACGCTGGCGGCGCAGGACACCGAGGTGAACCGCGTCGTGCCGGCCAGTTTTATGGCAGCGGAGCCGGACTCCCCGTTTCAACGTCGCCCAGTTCCTGCTTTACGCTGA
- a CDS encoding ParA family protein has translation MGDVGHALAEFVREVAPDFDYVVLDSPPDVSNLPTWSCLMAAEHVLVPIVPETFSAQAIAGVDRTLATAQAANRKLRFLGYVVNLRKTISTYHEANEERLRAIHGDRVLNTVLTNLTAFAEAQGLRKSVAEYAPNSAADKLTREFCDEVLVRIERQAQARKAA, from the coding sequence ATGGGCGACGTCGGCCACGCGCTGGCGGAGTTCGTGCGGGAGGTCGCCCCGGACTTCGATTACGTCGTGCTCGACAGCCCGCCGGACGTCTCGAACCTGCCGACGTGGAGCTGCCTGATGGCGGCCGAGCACGTGCTGGTTCCGATCGTCCCGGAGACGTTCAGCGCCCAGGCGATCGCCGGCGTGGACCGCACGCTGGCGACCGCCCAGGCCGCCAACCGCAAGCTGCGATTCCTCGGCTACGTGGTGAACCTCCGCAAGACGATCAGCACCTACCACGAGGCCAACGAGGAGCGGCTGCGGGCGATCCACGGGGACCGCGTGCTGAACACGGTGCTGACCAATCTGACGGCGTTCGCCGAGGCGCAGGGGCTGCGGAAGTCCGTGGCCGAGTACGCCCCGAACTCCGCCGCCGACAAATTGACCCGCGAGTTCTGCGATGAAGTTTTGGTTCGCATCGAACGCCAAGCCCAAGCCCGAAAGGCGGCCTGA